A single genomic interval of Littorina saxatilis isolate snail1 linkage group LG17, US_GU_Lsax_2.0, whole genome shotgun sequence harbors:
- the LOC138953162 gene encoding leucine-rich repeat protein 1-like, whose amino-acid sequence MRLKCEVDVMFRPVAGCSVRKSSRPCQAIITVGREGGGQSKTAKINMLISTGGNRHGTKYQLSGNIIKLYARFVEEGKGTISLVNPAQDICISKADPLQLKSLLTVLRLVAKGDDVSKVLSVGSVQPPSTNGMKALQTSMVITSRKDYPLTTTFPSALQNLTVNGCKMKRLDPRILDLRHLQTLTLADNLLTTFPNPPGRWTNLRELDLSSNQLAEFPPVLFRSGLNNTLSVLNLNNNSLQRLPPQLCEMRSLVRLHVDENKITAIPPTIGTLSRLYILSAQRNQITQLPACMTRLRLESLDLFGNPIQQIEDSIVLSSNLGVPSLREQTARFIRKEGLAYSEEDILPQLVFYLNNARLCWCGRYCFESCARYLTKCELSKLSSTVRAWDEAGRTCVPVETFLCSESCAAKFKKNAFAYWR is encoded by the exons ATGCGGCTGAAATGTGAAGTGGATGTGATGTTCCGGCCAGTGGCTGGCTGCAGCGTGAGAAAGTCAAGTCGGCCATGCCAAGCCATCATCACAGTTGGCAGAGAAGGTGGCGGCCAGTCCAAGACAGCCAAGATAAACATGCTGATCTCAACAGGCGGTAACAGGCATGGTACCAAGTATCAG TTGTCTGGCAACATCATAAAACTGTATGCCCGCTTTGTTGAAGAGGGAAAGGGTACCATCAGCCTTGTGAACCCTGCTCAGGACATCTGTATTAGTAAG GCTGATCCCTTACAGCTGAAGAGTCTCCTGACAGTCTTGCGTCTGGTTGCTAAGGGAGATGATGTCAGTAAAGTGTTATCAGTGGGTTCTGTGCAACCCCCCTCCACCAATGGTATGAAAGCGTTGCAGACCTCTATGGTAATCACATCGCGCAAAGACTACCCTCTCACCACCACCTTCCCCAGTGCACTGCAGAATCTCACA GTAAATGGCTGCAAAATGAAACGCCTTGACCCCAGAATTCTCGACCTTCGCCACCTTCAGACCTTGACCCTGGCCGACAATCTCCTCACCACATTCCCAAACCCCCCAGGTCGCTGGACTAATCTTCGAGAGCTTGACCTGTCATCCAATCAGCTGGCTGAATTTCCTCCTGTGCTGTTCCGGTCTGGTTTGAATAATACGCTGTCAGTGTTGAATCTGAACAACAACAGCCTGCAGAGGTTACCCCCACAGCTGTGTGAGATGAGAAGTCTTGTACGCCTTCATGTGGACGAAAACAAGATCACGGCCATTCCACCCACCATTG GAACCTTGTCAAGGCTCTACATTCTGTCAGCCCAGAGAAACCAAATCACTCAGCTGCCGGCCTGTATGACCAGACTACGCCTGGAGTCCCTGGATTTGTTTGGGAATCCCATTCAACAGATTGAGGACAGCATTGTTCTCTCTTCTAACCTGGGCGTGCCTTCACTCAGGGAACAAACAGCAAGGTTCATCAGGAAAGAAGG GCTGGCATACAGCGAAGAAGATATACTTCCACAGCTGGTGTTCTACCTTAACAACGCTCGCCTGTGTTGGTGTGGCCGCTACTGTTTCGAGTCGTGTGCTCGATACCTCACCAAGTGTGAGCTGTCCAAACTGTCCAGCACTGTGAGGGCGTGGGACGAGGCAGGAAGAACGTGTGTACCTGTGGAGACATTTTTGTGTTCAGAGTCCTGTGCCGCCAAGTTTAAAAAGAATGCCTTTGCATACTGGAGATAG